The following are encoded together in the Anopheles nili chromosome 3, idAnoNiliSN_F5_01, whole genome shotgun sequence genome:
- the LOC128723110 gene encoding cytokine-like nuclear factor N-PAC codes for MSDSTGYAVNDLVWAKMKGFSPWPGRISVPPAELRKIAVKKNNPVKCIFFFGSNNYAWIEETQIKPYLEFKESLLNSCKTAQFKEALKQIEEFRVNPEKFQPLFVGENEAANRPDPDEEFNRLREGGTTSGTEESGAEDSPAVNNTSTPAALESVDDVSTPLVKKSAKKKVRASLPIKLNVDKVTSVTKVRSIGNKTKATALDDSTTGTPSPKRKKKLLNDSELSSLDIDSYSSPVRRNAPVTHLLNRPMTVNRPATPEIDMSSVSNAVQSRNIKASELKFGFLGLGVMGCGIVKNLIKSGHSVVVWNRSANKCRKFQEVGAQVAETPSDVVEMTDVTYSCVSDPQVAKDMVFGNCGVMSATLAGKGYVEMTGVDPETSNDINEAIISKGGRYLEAQIQGSKTQAEEGTLIILASGDRLLFEECQSCFEAISRNSFYLGDVGNATKMNLVLQMISGITLAGVAEAMALADRAGLQQKDVLEVLELTNMSSEMMLQKGNAIIKGEFPTHQALKHMQKDLKLALSLADGLEQSLPITAASNEVYKHAKRLGYGSHDASAVYVRARF; via the exons atgtccgACAGTACGGGTTACGCGGTGAATGATCTTGTTtg GGCTAAAATGAAGGGATTCTCACCCTGGCCCGGCCGCATCTCGGTTCCACCAGCAGAGTTGCGTAAAATCGCTGTCAAAAAGAATAACCCGGTGAAGTGCATCTTCTTTTTCGGATCCAACAATTA CGCCTGGATCGAGgaaacgcaaataaaaccatatCTGGAGTTCAAAGAGTCGCTGCTAAACTCTTGCAAAACAGCTCAGTTCAAAGAGGCGCTGAAACAGATCGAAGAATTCCGTGTGAATCCCGAG AAATTTCAGCCGCTGTTCGTTGGAGAAAATGAAGCTGCCAATCGCCCGGATCCGGACGAGGAGTTTAACAGATTGCGCGAGGGTGGTACCACAAGTGGTACGGAGGAAAGTGGCGCCGAGGACTCGCCGGCGGTCAACAACACGTCCACTCCAGCTGCCCTGGAGTCGGTGGACGACGTCTCCACACCGCTGGTGAAGAAGTCGGCCAAGAAGAAAGTACGTGCCTCGTTGCCAATCAAGTTGAACGTGGACAAGGTG ACGTCGGTCACGAAAGTACGCTCGATCGGTAATAAGACGAAAGCTACCGCCTTGGACGATAGCACAACCGGTACGCCTTCTCCAAAGCGCAAGAAGAAGTTGTTGAACGATTCGGAACTGTCCTCGCTGGATATCGACAGTTACTCGAGCCCGGTTCGACGCAACGCCCCGGTTACGCATCTGTTGAACCGTCCGATGACCGTCAACCGGCCAGCCACACCCGAGATCGACATGTCGAGCGTTTCGAATGCGGTCCAATCGCGCAACATCAAGGCATCGGAGCTGAAGTTCGGCTTTCTCGGGCTGGGCGTTATGGGTTGTGGGATCGTGAAAAATCTTATCAAATCCGGCCACTCCGTTGTAGTCTGGAACCGGAGCGCCAACAAATGCCGCAAGTTCCAGGAGGTCGGAGCCCAGGTGGCGGAAACACCGTCCGACGTGGTGGAAATGACGGACGTCACGTATTCGTGCGTGTCGGACCCGCAGGTGGCCAAGGAT ATGGTGTTCGGAAATTGTGGAGTCATGTCGGCGACTTTAGCTGGCAAGGGCTATGTCGAGATGACCGGCGTCGATCCTGAAACGTCCAACGACATTAACGAAGCAATCATCTCCAAAGGAGGCCGTTATTTGGAAGCACAA ATACAAGGCTCTAAAACACAAGCGGAAGAGGGTACACTTATCATTCTGGCAAGTGGCGATCGGCTGTTGTTCGAGGAATGTCAAAGCTGTTTCGAAGCTATCTCGCGCAATTCCTTCTACCTGGGCGATGTTGGCAATGCGACAAAGATGAATCTTGTCCTGCAGATGATTTCTGGTATTACTCTGGCCGGCGTTGCAGAAGCAATGGCTTTAG CGGACCGTGCTGGATTGCAACAGAAGGACGTGCTAGAGGTGCTTGAGCTGACTAACATGTCGTCTGAGATGATGCTGCAAAAAGGCAACG CAATTATCAAGGGCGAATTTCCAACCCATCAAGCATTGAAGCACATGCAGAAGGACCTGAAGCTGGCGCTGAGCCTGGCCGATGGCCTGGAACAATCGCTACCAATTACGGCTGCTTCAAACGAGGTTTACAAGCACGCCAAACGCCTTGGCTATGGATCGCACGACGCCAGTGCCGTTTACGTACGGGCACGGTTTTAA